Genomic DNA from Methanosarcina sp. MTP4:
GCTCAGGCAAAGATATCATTTGGTCTAAAAACCGGAAATTCCGGTAACTGAGGTGGTTGAAATGGAGGTTTCGAACTTTCTGCAGGTAGGGTTTATACCTTATTTTGAAGTATTAGTGTTGTTAGTGTTTTCCTTTTTTTTCATCAGCTGGGTCAAGAGTATTATAAAGGAATTTTTAAGCAGAACCGATATCCCCCGGGACGTCCAGAACATTTTGAGTCGAGCTGTGGTTTATGTTCTCTGGTTCATCGCAATAATGTGTGTTGTGTCGGAGCTTAATCTCGGGGAGCTTTTGAAACCCATCATAGGGGGCTCGGTCATAATAGCTGCCACTTTTGCCCTGGCTGTAAAGGAAATTCTTGCCGACGCCGTGGCTGGGCTTTTTCTTCTCTCTGATCATCAGTTTAACATCGGGGACAGGGTCGAGACGATGAAGTATAGGGGGAGATCATCAACGTTACCCTCAGAAAGACTCGGATAAAAACCGATGAAGGGACTATTGTTGTACTGCCAAACGGGAAAATAGATTCTTCCGGCTGGCTGCTCTTTGATAAGGATGCTGATGGGGTGCCTGATTAACGGGGTACCTGATCAACAGGGCGGCTGATTAATCTCCGTAAGTATTTTTCTTCTTCAGAATTGCCCACTTCAAACAGACCGGGGACACTATTATTGATGCTGCAACCATTATCACGATAGCTGAAAAAACCTCGTGGCTAATGATTCCCAGTTCCCTCCCTATTGAGAGCACGACCAGTTCGACCCCTGCCCGCGGCATTACGCCTATCCCGAAGATAAGGCTGTCGTAGAAATCGAACCCCACGGCTTTCGACCCCAAAAAGCCCCCAATTAGTTTTCCCGAAAGGGCAGCAAGGGTTACCAGCAGGGTGAAAAGCCCGTTTCCTTCAAGGGCTGACAGGTCAATTGAATAGCCAATGAAGGCAAAAAAGAGGGGAATCAATATTCCGTGGGCAAGCCCGCTGACTTTGCTCTGGACGTCCTCAAGTTTTGCAAGGGGAATTTCCGAGATCATGATGCCGCCTACGAAAGCCCCTATGACGGCATGGAGTTCAAAGAGTTCTGCAAGGTAGGCGGAAAAAAGGGCTACCATGACCACGAAGGCAAAGATGGCTTCTTTTGCATGCATCTGCTGGACGCGCTTGAAGAGGCGGGGGAGCAGGTAATGTCCGAGCAAGTACATGATTACAAGGAATGCCAGGATTTTCCCTGCAAGCAGGAGGATCTGGGCAGCCGGAGGTATATGGTTTAAGCGGGCGAAGGTGACCACGATGGAGAGGAGAAAGATCCCGATGATGTCGTCCAGGATTGCCGAGGAAAGCATTACCATTCCAGGCCTGCTGGAAAGATAATCGAAGTCAATAAGAGTCCGGACCACCACTCCTATACTGGTCGGGCTGAAGGCAACAGCCATAAAGAGGCTTTCCAGGAGCCCGAAAGAAAAGAGCCTGCCTATCCCGAAGCCAAAGGCAAAGGCAAGGACTATCTGGGTGAGGGTTGGGACCAGGGCGGTTTTTGAGGCGGATTTCAGGTCCTTCAGGTGAACTTCCTTATAACCGGCAGTGAAGAGCAGGAAGATAGCTCCGAGTTCGGCAAAAAAAGAGATTACTTCAAGATCGACATCCAGAAAGAGGATTCCTAATGCTACTCCGGAAAGGATTTCTCCCAGGATTGCAGGGACTCCTGCCCGCTCAAATACTTCTCCTAAGACTTTCACGGCAAACAGGAGAAACAGTACCTGTAATAAAGCGCTAATTGTTTGTTGACCCCCGCTATTTATTTTCCCCTTTCATTCCATAATGTTTTTTATTCCATTTTTTGATTCAATGTTTTTGATTCCATCGTTTTTCTATCTTCGTCTCTTATCCTTTTTCCAGAGAAATTCTTTTGCTTACTTCTTTTATGATATCCCTCTTGGATATGATCCCTACAAGTTTTTCATCCTCAGTTATGCAGACCCGGTCAAAACGGTGTTTCATCATCAGGTCTGCGGCATATGTTAGACTGGAATCCGGAGTTATGGTCATGGGGTGGGTAATCATAATGTCTTTTGCGTGTACTCCCAGGGACCTGACTGCAGCAAGGTGTGTATGTTTCGCCCGCGGAATCTGGGAAAAGAGCAGGATTTCAAGGACTATGTCCTGGTTAATGATTCCCACAAGCTTTTTTTCGGAATTCAGAATGGGTAGAGTGTGGTAGGAATGTTTTTCAAAAAGGGCGAAGATTTCTTCAAGCAGGGCGTCTTCATGGGCTATGACCACGTTTCGGGTCATGATTTCTCCTATCTTTATTTCCGCACAGCTTTTGCACTCCAGAGGATTGGTATCCAGTCTACCCGGGGGGTCTATGTCTTTTGAGCCTCTGACAAAATTCTGCCCTTCTTTAAAATTCGGCTCTTTTTTAGATCCTGGCTCCTCTTTATTTTTACCCGCTTGATTTTTGGGAATTTCCGATCCTTTGGCCCCGAAGATGCCGTAATTTTCCATAAGCTTCTCTCCCCCCGGTTCTTTTTCCTCCGATTCTCTCTTTCCTCCCGAAAATTTCACCCTGACAAGCCCCCTGCCCAATTATAATATTTGTTTTCTTTCTTATGACCTTTTGTTCCGGGTATGCACTTTTGTTTGAAGCGCGTGGATATCTGTCTTTTTCCGTTTTTCTCCTTTCTGTTCTGTTCCTTTCTCAGGGTTTCCCGTTCCTCTTATACATAGGTATATTTAAGGGATAGAATGAAATAGTCTACCTCATGGCTGAGGTTAAAATCAAATTATTTGCAAATTTGCGGGAGGCTGCCGGGACCCCTGAGTTGCAGCTCTCCGGAGAAAAAGTGCTTGATATTCTTTTATCTCTCACGGAAAAATTCCCCGGGCTAAAAGACCTCATTTTTGAAGAGGCGGAAGATGAAAGTGAAAACCCTGCCCTTTGCGGATACATAAATGTCCTTATCAACGGAAACAATGTCCGGCACCTGGAAGGGCTCGATACTCTTCTGTCCGAGGCCGATGAAATAGCAGTCTTGCCCCCGGTTTCTGGAGGCTGATTTACCTTTAAGGAGTGCTTGAAGAGTATGGGCAAAATATTCAGGGAGCGGACCCCTGTCGGGGAAGCCAGAAAACTTTTTCTTGAAAATATCTCTCCGATTCGTGAGTCTGAAGAAGTGCCTCTTGAAGCCTGTGCAGGCAGGGTGCTGGCAGAGGTTGTAATCGCAGAGCGAAACGTGCCTCATTACCGGCGTTCAGCGATGGACGGATACGCAGTCAGGGCTTCCGATACCCTGGGAGCGACCCCTTCTAATCCCGTGTTGCTGCAGCTTTCGGAGAATGTAGGGGAAGGGACCTGCATCTGGGTGCATACTGGGACAGCCGTGCCTGACGAAGCCGATGCCGTGCTCATGGTTGAGGATACGGTGGTTGTAGGCGATATGGTCGAAGCCAGGGCTCAGGTCTATCCTAACAGGAACATCGGAATGGTGGGGGAAGACGTAAAAATAGGTGACCTGATCTTTGAAAAGGGACATTTCCTGCGTCCCTGTGACGCTTCAGTTCTCGCA
This window encodes:
- a CDS encoding HPP family protein; the encoded protein is MKFSGGKRESEEKEPGGEKLMENYGIFGAKGSEIPKNQAGKNKEEPGSKKEPNFKEGQNFVRGSKDIDPPGRLDTNPLECKSCAEIKIGEIMTRNVVIAHEDALLEEIFALFEKHSYHTLPILNSEKKLVGIINQDIVLEILLFSQIPRAKHTHLAAVRSLGVHAKDIMITHPMTITPDSSLTYAADLMMKHRFDRVCITEDEKLVGIISKRDIIKEVSKRISLEKG
- a CDS encoding cation:proton antiporter, with the translated sequence MKVLGEVFERAGVPAILGEILSGVALGILFLDVDLEVISFFAELGAIFLLFTAGYKEVHLKDLKSASKTALVPTLTQIVLAFAFGFGIGRLFSFGLLESLFMAVAFSPTSIGVVVRTLIDFDYLSSRPGMVMLSSAILDDIIGIFLLSIVVTFARLNHIPPAAQILLLAGKILAFLVIMYLLGHYLLPRLFKRVQQMHAKEAIFAFVVMVALFSAYLAELFELHAVIGAFVGGIMISEIPLAKLEDVQSKVSGLAHGILIPLFFAFIGYSIDLSALEGNGLFTLLVTLAALSGKLIGGFLGSKAVGFDFYDSLIFGIGVMPRAGVELVVLSIGRELGIISHEVFSAIVIMVAASIIVSPVCLKWAILKKKNTYGD
- a CDS encoding ubiquitin-like small modifier protein 1, which produces MAEVKIKLFANLREAAGTPELQLSGEKVLDILLSLTEKFPGLKDLIFEEAEDESENPALCGYINVLINGNNVRHLEGLDTLLSEADEIAVLPPVSGG